Sequence from the Streptomyces sp. NBC_00358 genome:
CGAACAGGCCCCCCTCGCGCACCGACCGCGCCGTTCTGATGTGTGACTCCTGGATGTACGCCGGCGGCCGCGGATCCGTCGGCAGCGCCGCCGCGGCCGCGAGGGTCGCGTGGCTGAACCCCCACTCCACGAGCCGTCCAGGCCGGACCTCGCAGCGCTGAATATCAGAAATTCGCACAGTGGCGTCTCCTTGTCGGAAAACTCAGGCTTGATCAACGTGTAGTCGCGTGCGAGCGCCGTGTGCCGTGTCGCCTGCAAATCAGCAGAAGGTGTGGCACGTCGAACGGTAAAGCGACCCATCCATCGCCCCGTATCCAACGGCCGTTCATGCGCCTGCCTGTAGGGACTGCCGCGACGCCAGGACGGGATGTCGCCGGTGACCGGAGGAACGCCCGCGACGGGTATCCGGGGTCCGCCCCGACCGGCCCGGGGCCTGGCTTGCCACGGCAACGGCTCGACGAGCGACCGCAGTTCGTCCGGGATGTCCGCACGGCCGCCGTTGCCTCGTCGCCACAACTTCCATGACAAGAGCAACGAGCAACCAGACCGACAGTCACATGATCGATGGCGCCTGTCGGGACCTTTTGGTGCAGCACAGCGAGTTGGCAGGCGGCACGCCATAACCCCGATGTCTTTCCGGCGTTTGCAGATGTGCGGGTGAGTGCCCGCAGTGAGGTCAGGAAGGTAAAGACTTATGAGACGGGTTACTCGAAACCGTGTGCTCGCCGTTGCCGCCGCGTCCGGCGCGATGGCTGTGGCTCTTCCCGTGTCCGCCGTCTTCGCAGCCGACGGTGCTGACGCCGGGGCTACGGCGGCCGGTTCGCCCGGGGTGCTCTCCGGGAACGTCGTCCAGATTCCGGTGTCCGGGGCATTGAACCTCTGCGGCAACACGGTTGACGTGGTGGGGCTGCTCAACCCGGCCGTGGGCAACGTGTGCAGGAACGACAGGGGCACGGCCAAGAACGACAAGGGCACGGCCGCCAAGAACGACAAGGGCACGGCCAAGGCCGGCGGCGCGGAGACCGGCGTCGGATCGGACACGTCAGGCGGAGCCTCGGCTGATGGCCGCGTCTCGGACTCGCCTGGGCTGATCTCAGGCAACGGTCTGCAGCTCCCGGTCGATCTGCCGGTGAACGTTTCCGGGAACAGTGTCAACGCGGTCGGCGTGGGCAACCCGGCGATTGGCAACGAGTCGGTCAACGGCGGTGAGCACTCTCACCGTGACGTCCCCCGAACAACTCCGGCCCCCAAGCCCTCGGTTGCGACGCCCCCGGCGTCGCGGCTCCCGGCTCCCCGGCGTCAGGCCGTTCCGGACACCGCGACGCCCACGCTGGCCCACACGGGAGCGGATCTGGCCGCCCCGGCCCTCGCCGGCGGCGCCGTGTCCCTCTTCGCGGGTGCGGTCCTGTACCGCCGCTTCCGCCCAAGTCGCTGACCCGGATGCCCGTACAGCCCCATCGAACGTGTTTGGTGGGGCCCGGGCGGGCTGCCGGTGCGTGGC
This genomic interval carries:
- a CDS encoding chaplin translates to MLAVAAASGAMAVALPVSAVFAADGADAGATAAGSPGVLSGNVVQIPVSGALNLCGNTVDVVGLLNPAVGNVCRNDRGTAKNDKGTAAKNDKGTAKAGGAETGVGSDTSGGASADGRVSDSPGLISGNGLQLPVDLPVNVSGNSVNAVGVGNPAIGNESVNGGEHSHRDVPRTTPAPKPSVATPPASRLPAPRRQAVPDTATPTLAHTGADLAAPALAGGAVSLFAGAVLYRRFRPSR